The following proteins are co-located in the Manihot esculenta cultivar AM560-2 chromosome 9, M.esculenta_v8, whole genome shotgun sequence genome:
- the LOC110622799 gene encoding scarecrow-like protein 13: MQTSQKHKSSAGIHGFYHQPQEIDPYGLSHIQILDNNVFSDVCSQGTTVSFQNYKEEYFTLESSSATGGFVAYDSPAASVSSNRSPFSPQGSHSCLSDPHHSPDNTYGSPMSGSSSADDDNLLMRQKLKELEFLLLGSESEITKNCDFCFHQADRLASWDWNQMVEMIPRLDMKQMLLVCAQCISDADIPRAAGLMHVLEQMVSVSGEPVQRLGAYMLEGLRARVELSGSKIYRALKCDAPLSSDLMTYMGILFKICPYWKFAYTAANVVIREAVEYEPIIHIIDFQIAQGTQWMFLIRSLADRPGGPPSVRITGVDDPQSAHARGGGLHIVGQKLSCFAESCNVPFEFYDAAMSGCEVQLEHLRVQPGEALVVNFPYVLHHMPDESVNTWNHRDRLLRLVKSLSPKVVTLIEQESNTNTKPFLPRFKETLEYYNAMFESIDAGASRDDKQRINAEQHCVARDIVNMIACEGADRVERHELFGKWRLRFSMAGFTQYPLTSTVASAVRDLLREYDRKYGLQEKDGALYLWWMNTAMSTFSAWR, translated from the coding sequence ATGCAAACATCTCAGAAACACAAAAGTTCAGCTGGTATTCATGGGTTCTACCACCAACCACAAGAGATTGATCCGTATGGTTTGTCTCATATACAAATTTTAGACAACAATGTATTTTCGGATGTTTGCAGTCAAGGAACCACTGTTTCCTTTCAAAATTACAAGGAAGAATACTTTACCTTGGAATCATCCTCAGCTACTGGAGGTTTTGTTGCCTATGATTCCCCTGCTGCCAGTGTTTCATCCAACAGAAGTCCCTTTTCACCCCAAGGTTCACATTCATGCCTGTCAGATCCTCATCATTCTCCTGACAACACATATGGATCTCCAATGAGTGGATCTTCATCTGCTGATGATGACAATCTACTAATGAGGCAGAAATTAAAGGAACTGGAATTTTTGTTACTGGGGTCTGAATCAGAAATTACAAAAAACTGCGATTTCTGCTTCCATCAAGCTGATCGATTAGCAAGTTGGGACTGGAACCAAATGGTAGAAATGATCCCTAGGTTAGACATGAAACAGATGTTGCTTGTCTGTGCTCAATGTATATCTGATGCTGACATACCAAGAGCAGCAGGTTTAATGCATGTGTTAGAGCAAATGGTGTCAGTCTCTGGAGAGCCAGTGCAGCGTCTGGGAGCTTACATGCTGGAAGGTCTCAGAGCAAGGGTGGAACTGTCAGGGAGTAAAATCTACAGAGCTTTGAAGTGTGACGCACCACTGAGCTCAGATCTGATGACTTACATGGGAATTCTCTTTAAGATCTGTCCTTACTGGAAGTTTGCATACACAGCTGCCAATGTTGTCATTCGTGAAGCTGTGGAATATGAGCCTATAATTCACATTATTGATTTTCAGATTGCTCAGGGCACCCAGTGGATGTTCTTAATTCGGTCACTTGCAGATCGGCCAGGTGGTCCCCCTTCAGTTCGCATAACTGGTGTTGATGATCCCCAGTCAGCTCATGCTCGTGGTGGTGGCCTTCATATTGTAGGGCAAAAGCTATCATGTTTCGCTGAGTCATGCAATGTACCCTTTGAGTTCTATGATGCTGCTATGTCTGGTTGTGAGGTTCAACTTGAACATCTTCGGGTGCAACCTGGGGAAGCTTTGGTGGTGAATTTTCCATATGTATTGCACCACATGCCGGATGAGAGCGTGAACACTTGGAATCACAGGGACCGACTATTGAGGCTGGTGAAGAGTTTGTCACCAAAGGTAGTGACCCTCATTGAGCAAGAGTCCAACACTAATACCAAGCCATTCCTTCCAAGGTTCAAGGAAACACTAGAATACTATAATGCTATGTTTGAATCCATTGATGCTGGTGCCTCTAGGGATGACAAGCAGAGGATAAATGCAGAGCAACACTGTGTGGCACGGGACATTGTCAATATGATTGCTTGTGAGGGAGCTGACAGGGTTGAACGACATGAACTGTTTGGGAAGTGGAGGTTGCGGTTTAGTATGGCTGGATTTACTCAGTACCCATTAACTTCCACGGTGGCCAGTGCTGTCAGAGATTTATTGAGAGAATATGACAGGAAATATGGTCTTCAAGAGAAGGATGGTGCTCTTTATCTTTGGTGGATGAACACAGCCATGTCAACCTTTTCTGCCTGGAGGTGA